In Mycolicibacterium aubagnense, the DNA window CCCGCTTGCTGGACGATCTCGCCGACGAGCGGGTGGACGTCCTGGTCAACAACGCGGGCCACTCGATTCGCCGCAGCATCGTCGACGCCACCGACCGGTTGCACGACTACGAACGCACGATGTCGCTGAATTACCTGGCCGCGGTGCAACTGAGCCTGGGGCTGCTGCCCGGCATGATCGAGCGGGGCCGCGGACAGGTGATCAACGTCTGCACCTGGGGTCTGCACGCCAACACATTTCCGCGGTTCTCCGCATACGCCGCGTCGAAGAGTGCGCTGGCGATTTTCGGTCGCAGTCTCAACGCCGAGCGGCCCCACCCCGGCATCTGCGCCACCAATGTCTACTTTCCACTGGTGCGCACCGAAATGATCGCGCCCACAGCCGAATACGAGGACGCCGCGGCGTTGTCGGCACAAGAAGCGGGTCGCTGGATCATCCGGGCAGTCACTCATCAGCCGGTGGAGGTCAGCCCCGCGGTGTTGCGTGCGGTGCTGCCGACGATCGACCTCATCTCCCCCGCTACGGCGGACCGCGCTCTCGCGGCCCTGACCTGACCGGCGGGCAGCGCAACCCAGGCAAGGGCCCATGAAGAAACACCTGATCTCCAGTACGTTGTCGCGCGCCGTCAGCGCTTCTACCGGGCGTACGACATGGCGCCCGGGCCACGGGCCGGGGTACGCCGCCGCGTATTCCTACACCGGTACCTGGCGCACCAGGCCCGTCGAGGGCAGCGCCTACCTGGAGTGGATCGACGTCCAGCCGGCCTGAATCGGCGTGTTCGTCCCGAGCGATGGTCGACAGTGGCTCAGCGGTGCGGGCCGGGCTGACTAGGCTGTCCGGATGACCTCGCGCGCCGTCAGCGGCAGAACCGGCACCAAAGGTGTGCCGCGCGGCGAGCGCGAACAGCTCATCATCGAGGCGGCGATCGCCGAATTCAGCCGGGCCACCTATGCGGGTGCGTCCCTGGCCGCCATCGCCGCCCAGGCCGACGTCTCCAAAACCCTCATCATCAGCTATTTCGGGTCCAAAGAAGCCGTCTACGCCGCGTGCGTCACCAGGATCGGAAACCAGATCGAGCAGGCGGTCGACGCCGCACTCAAATCCCCTGACCACCTGGCGGGGGCCGGTGCCGCCGCCGGTGAGCGGGTGCTGGCGGCGATCTTCACGACGTTCGAGGGGCATCCGGGCGACTGGCATGTGCTGTTCGACCGGTCGGTCCCGCACGGTCCGGCGCGGGACGCGGCGCGCGAGCAGCGGACGATCTTGCGTGAGCAGGCGTTCGCGGGAGTGTCGCGGTCGCTCGGGGGTGTCGGCCTCACGGATCCCATCGATCTGGTCGCTGCCACCGGCGTGTGGGAGCACATGGTGTCTGCGCTGATGCTCTTCTGGCGTAAGCATCCCGAGGAGCCCGCCACGGCGATGGTGGCCCGGGCCCATCGGGTCCTGGCGGCCATGGCCGGGCATACGTTGGATGGTGCGACGGACTAGGGCAGGATTCGTCCAGCGATGCCGTCCGCCAAGAGTCTGCGGGGCGGCTCGGTTCCGTCGAGGAGCCGGGTGATGCGTTTGACGATCTGCCAGCCGTGCGCCGATTCCGCCGCGCGGCGGAGGTGGAAATAGCTGACGCCGGCCCGGGCGGGTTCGTAACTGGTTGCGCGCCTGAGCAACAGCGTCGACTCACATACCGCAACCGCCTCGTCGCCATGGATGGTGACGACGGCGGGACTCAGGAAGTGGGTGCATCCGGTGGTGATCAACTCCTGGTGACCAGGTGAGCGCACCATGGCGGCGACGTCGGCACGTCCTGCCATGAGCCAGTTTTCGACGTCGTACACCCCGTCCGGTGCCCACATCGCGGCGGCGTCGTCGGCCTCACCGGCGTCGACCAGCGGTCCGTAAGAGGCGATCATGCGCTCGACGGCGCGCTCGTCCTCGATGCGGCGCAGCCGCGTCTCCAGCTCGGTGAGCCGCTGCTCACTCATGGTCGGTCTTCGCCCGGCAGGTTGGCCAAGTCCGCCAGTGCGCCGAGCTGCTCGCAGCAATGTGTTGCGGACCGGGAGGCGAGGACGCACGTCGCCGCTGTGGCACCGGCGTCCTCGAGCGCGCCGAGTTCGTTGAGCGTCTGTTGGGGCGCGCCCATCGGATCCAGCGGCGGGGTCGCGAGCACGATGTCGAAGGTGTCCGGAAGGTCCACGGCGGCAAGCATTGTCGCGATCTCCGCTGCCGAGAGACCGAACGGCATCCAACCGTCCCCCAGGTTGACGGCGCGACGAAGTGAACGCCGGGTCCGGCCGCCCACCCAGATCGGTACCCGCGGTTGCCTCGCACAGGGATCCATGATCAGGGAGTCGTAACGGTAGTAATGCCCTTGGTGCACGGGATGATTGGTGGCCAACGCGTCGCGCAGTGCACTCATCGCCTCGTCTGCCCGGGCACCGCGATCATCCCAAGCTGCGCCCAACAGCTCGAACTCCTCCCGGAGTGACCCGACGCCCACGCCCAAGATCAGCCGGCCACCGCTGACCTGGTCCAGTGTGCCGTAGCGTTTCGCGATCTCCAGCGGATGGTGGTAGCCCAGCACCAGCACCGAGGTGGCCAGCCGGATCCGCGCCGTACGCCCGGCGATGAAAGCCAAGGTGGCCAAGGGATCCCAGTATGTCGACCCCCGGGTCGCCGCGACATCGGTCGGCACGACGACATGCTCGGGACAAGTCAGGTAGTCGATGCCGAGCAGGTCGGCGACGGCGCCGATCTCGCCGATCTCAGCGGCGCCGGCGGTCGCTTCCCACGCCGACGCGGTGGCGGGAACTTGGATGACCACCGGCGTCTGCAGTCCTATCCGCATGCAAGCGCCCTTCCGTACCGGCGTCTGGATCGGATACCCTCGGACGCAGAAAACTAAAATGAATTTTAGATATGGAGCGAGAACTTGTCTAGCGAGGACGCGCTGCAGTTGCAGCAATACGGGCCGTGGGCCGTCATCGCGGGTGGATCGGAGGGTGTCGGGGCGGAGTTCGCGGCCCTGCTGGCGCAGGCCGGCGTCAACCTGGTGCTGATCGCCCGCAAGCCGGCGCCGCTGCAGGCCACCGCGAGCCGGTGCCGCGAGTACGGTGTGGCGGTCCGCGAACTGACCCTCGACCTCATTCGCGATGAGGCTGTCGACCAGATCATCAGTGCCACGGCCGATTTGGAGGTTGGACTCCTCATCTACAACGCCGGGGCCAACACCCACAGCGCGGAATTCCTCGATGGTGACATGGCCGCGTTTCAGCGGGTGATCGACCTGAACGTCACCACGCCGCTGCGGCTGGTCCACCACTTCGGAGCACTCATGCGCGAACGCGGCCGGGGCGGCCTGATGCTGGTCGGATCGCTCAGCGGGCACCTCGGGTCGGCGCGACACACGGTGTACGGCGGCGTGAAGGCATTCAGCCGGATCTACGCCGAGGGCCTCTGGCTGGAGTTGCGCGAACACAACATCGACGTTCTCGAGCTCGTCCTTGGTCTCACGCGGACGCCGGCGATGGAGCGGGTCGGCCTGAACTTCGACATCCCCGGGATGCCCGCATCCGACCCCGCTGACGTCGCACGCGAAGGCCTCGCGAATCTCGGCAGCGGTCCGGTGCACATCATCTCGGCGCACGCGGACAACCCGGCGGTCCACGCCACGCGCGACCGCGGCAGGGTGCTGTTGGCGTCCCACGCGATGATTCAGAAGATGGTGCAGGGCACACCGTCTGGACCACCGGAATAGCCATGCCCCGGGCACCACTCGACCGGGAACCGGCGACCCCGAGGACCCTCGCGCAGATCGATCGCTGCGAACGCATCCTGGCCACCGCCGCGAGACTCGGCGCGCGCCACGGACTCGAAGAAGTCCGGATGCAGGATGTGGCGGATCAGGCCGCCGTCTCCATCACCACCGTCTACCGGTACTACCCCACCAAGCATCACCTGTTCGCGGCGTTGCTGTTTCACTACACCCAGGCCGCCGCGCCCCCGGGTCCGGCGACGGGAGAACCCGTTGCCGATGTCACCGAACTCATGGCCGGCATCGTTCGGACCATGCTGGCTCGTCCGCAACTGGCCCGCGCGATGATCACGTCGGTCAATGCCCGGCGCGCCGAGTCGACCGTCAGCGGCGACTACAACTTGCGGAGCAACATCCTCAGCGTTGCCGGCATCGTCGCGCCCACCGCGGCCGACACGCAGGTTGCGCTGCTGCTCGAGCAATGTGCATACGGCGTCTTGTCGTGGGCCATCACCGGCGAGACGACGCCCGAGCAGGCCGAGCGCGACATGCGCCGGGCCTGCGAACTGCTCCTGGCGCCCTGGCGCCGACGAGTACGGAACAGGCGAAACGAGAGTGACCGATGACCACCGATATCACCCTCAGTACCGGCGACCAGGCGCACGCCGTGCTCACCAGGCTTCGGGTCGAGGCCACACCGCACTTCTTCGACTTCCTCAAAAGCCGATAGCGGTTCAGCGTCAGAGGGTCAGGCAGGGCTCGGCGCCGTCGTACACCCCGCGGCGGTAGGCGTCGATCCGGTCGGCACCTTGCCCCTGCCGCTCGACGTCGCCGTCGCCACGGAAGAGCAGCAGTGCGGCCACGGCTTTGTCCAGGTCGCCGGGTGAAAGGCTGTACCGGCTCTCCGGGCGGTTGTGCAGCAGGATGCTGGCAGCCCAGGAACCGGTCAGACAGTCGGCGCGCAAGGACACCTGCTTGCTGCTGCTGTCCTGACCGAGCCGAGTCAACGCCGCCAGTCCGTACTGCGTCCCGATGAGCGTCGCTACCGCGAAATCGCCACCCTCGGCATAGATTTCGGGCATGGCTTCGGCGTTGTCGAATCCGACGTAATCCTCGGGAACGCAGTAGAAGAGCACGTAACCCTTGGTCGGGGTGTCGCCACAGTTCGGGGAGTTGTTCGCGTCCAGCTTGCGCACCGGCTGCAGCGGGGTCCATTGCTTGCCGGTCAACTCGGGGAACAGCTTGGTGTAGTAGTCCTCGAGATCCGCTGGTACACCGTCGATTATCGAGTCGTAGGGCGCGTTGCCGCCGCTGGCCTCGTCCTCCGCGCTGTTGAACGGGACTTCGACCACCACGGGATTGCCATTGCGGTAGTCGGCGCACGCTTGCGGCCCCTTGTCGAAACCTGTCCGGAAGGAGTTCACCCGGTCGAACCCACTGCCGTGCGCTCTCGGATCGTGCTTGGCGGTGCCGGGTTCGTCGCGCAAGAACAGGAAGCCCGCGAGGGCGCGGTCCAGATCGTTGGCGTTGGGCTTGAAGGTGTCCGACTTGGCATGCGCCGCCCAGGCTCCGGCAAAGCAGTCGGCCTGGATCTCCTTGGTGACCGTCTCGCCCTGGAAATTCGCCCGTGCCTGAATGGCATGGCCCCATTCGTGGGCCAGGACCACCGGAATGACGAAGTCGCCGAACCGTTTTCGCAGGCTCGGCAGCAGGACCTCCACGTCCCAGGCCACGTCGTCGGCCTTGGCGCAGTAGAACGCGTTTCCGGCGATGTCGTCAGCAGACTCGGCGCAGGGCGGCAGCGGCCCGGACGACGGGTGGACCGCGTAGAAGCCGCCCGTCACCGGCGTGTAGTCCTTGTGGTAGAGCTCGGGAAATTCCTTCTGCCAGTAAGCCTGGATGTCGCCGATCGACTGGATGACGATCTTGTTGACCGGGTCTGCGGCGTCGCCGTGAATCTCCACCGGCGGGGCCGACGGCGTAGTCGACGACGACGGCTCCGCCCCGGGCTTCAGGTGCTTCTCGCCGCAGCCGGCAACGGCCAGGATGCAGACGGCCAGTAGTGCAGAAGCCCGCCGGCGGGCCCGGTGAATGGCCATTCTCTACGACGTGGGCTTGTCGTCGACCTTGAACCCGTAGTTCACGTCGGAGCCGTCGACACTGTTGACGGTGACCGTGACGCCGTAGGTCTGGCCGCTGTCCTTGAGCTGGCAGCGAAGCGTGGCGCCGGTCGTGCCTTTGAGGTTCTCCGGGCATGTCACGGATTCGGGTTTGGTCCCGAACTGCTGGCCCAGCTGGTCGCTGATCTGGCTGGCGACCTGCGCCTTGTCGATGGTCTGAACCATGTCGAACTTCACCTGGTCACCCTCGATGCTGGTGACCGTGACGTTGACGTTGCTGGTTTTGTCGCCGACCTTCATGGTGCAGTTGGTCTCGGCGCCCTTTTGGCCCGCGAGGTCTTCGGGGCAGGTCACCGAGTCTGCCTTCTTGCCATCGGCGCCGGTCATCTTGGTGACGATCTGGCTCTCGACGTCCTTCTTGCTCACCGACGGCGTCCCGCTGGAGCAGGCCGCAGCGCCGAACACGGCAACCGTGATCGCGGATGCGAGAACGAGCCTCTGACACGTTGTGTTGGTCATGTCGCCAACCCCTTCCAAGTTCGGGCGCCAACCAACAGCGCCGCACCTCTCAAGCCGGACGGCAAAAGTTAGCGCCGTGGTGTTGGAATCCAGTTGGAAGCTCACTCAGGTCGGGTTGGTCCCGCCGGCGTTCCAACCACCCGGGGCGCCGGATTCAACGGAATTCCAATCCGACGTCCATATCGTGACGCCGAGGACGTGACCGACGTCCCCGTCTACCCCTGAGGAGTCACGATGCAGATGTCGCATCGACCTGTCATCGCCGTCGCCGCCGCCGTATGCCTGAGCATGACGCTGGGCGCCTGCGGAGGCGACAAGGACAAGAGCTCGAGCAGCAGCTCAAGCTCGTCGAGTTCGAGCAGCAGCAGCTCCAGCTCGTCGTCGACGAAGGCAGCCGCGCCTAAACTGACACCGCGCAAGGTGCCGGAACCCACTGCGGGAGCGGCGAATCCGACCATCGCCGACTACATCACG includes these proteins:
- a CDS encoding nuclear transport factor 2 family protein, translated to MSEQRLTELETRLRRIEDERAVERMIASYGPLVDAGEADDAAAMWAPDGVYDVENWLMAGRADVAAMVRSPGHQELITTGCTHFLSPAVVTIHGDEAVAVCESTLLLRRATSYEPARAGVSYFHLRRAAESAHGWQIVKRITRLLDGTEPPRRLLADGIAGRILP
- a CDS encoding anti-apoptotic protein, coding for MTNTTCQRLVLASAITVAVFGAAACSSGTPSVSKKDVESQIVTKMTGADGKKADSVTCPEDLAGQKGAETNCTMKVGDKTSNVNVTVTSIEGDQVKFDMVQTIDKAQVASQISDQLGQQFGTKPESVTCPENLKGTTGATLRCQLKDSGQTYGVTVTVNSVDGSDVNYGFKVDDKPTS
- a CDS encoding SDR family NAD(P)-dependent oxidoreductase, which encodes MSIRNAIVDLVQRRTLLPERLDAALAGPGRDVSDLTVVVTGASAGIGREAVTQLSARGATVIAVARREAELRTLADATGCHWRTCDLSDQDATARLLDDLADERVDVLVNNAGHSIRRSIVDATDRLHDYERTMSLNYLAAVQLSLGLLPGMIERGRGQVINVCTWGLHANTFPRFSAYAASKSALAIFGRSLNAERPHPGICATNVYFPLVRTEMIAPTAEYEDAAALSAQEAGRWIIRAVTHQPVEVSPAVLRAVLPTIDLISPATADRALAALT
- a CDS encoding neutral zinc metallopeptidase produces the protein MAIHRARRRASALLAVCILAVAGCGEKHLKPGAEPSSSTTPSAPPVEIHGDAADPVNKIVIQSIGDIQAYWQKEFPELYHKDYTPVTGGFYAVHPSSGPLPPCAESADDIAGNAFYCAKADDVAWDVEVLLPSLRKRFGDFVIPVVLAHEWGHAIQARANFQGETVTKEIQADCFAGAWAAHAKSDTFKPNANDLDRALAGFLFLRDEPGTAKHDPRAHGSGFDRVNSFRTGFDKGPQACADYRNGNPVVVEVPFNSAEDEASGGNAPYDSIIDGVPADLEDYYTKLFPELTGKQWTPLQPVRKLDANNSPNCGDTPTKGYVLFYCVPEDYVGFDNAEAMPEIYAEGGDFAVATLIGTQYGLAALTRLGQDSSSKQVSLRADCLTGSWAASILLHNRPESRYSLSPGDLDKAVAALLLFRGDGDVERQGQGADRIDAYRRGVYDGAEPCLTL
- a CDS encoding TetR/AcrR family transcriptional regulator — encoded protein: MPRAPLDREPATPRTLAQIDRCERILATAARLGARHGLEEVRMQDVADQAAVSITTVYRYYPTKHHLFAALLFHYTQAAAPPGPATGEPVADVTELMAGIVRTMLARPQLARAMITSVNARRAESTVSGDYNLRSNILSVAGIVAPTAADTQVALLLEQCAYGVLSWAITGETTPEQAERDMRRACELLLAPWRRRVRNRRNESDR
- a CDS encoding LLM class F420-dependent oxidoreductase; protein product: MRIGLQTPVVIQVPATASAWEATAGAAEIGEIGAVADLLGIDYLTCPEHVVVPTDVAATRGSTYWDPLATLAFIAGRTARIRLATSVLVLGYHHPLEIAKRYGTLDQVSGGRLILGVGVGSLREEFELLGAAWDDRGARADEAMSALRDALATNHPVHQGHYYRYDSLIMDPCARQPRVPIWVGGRTRRSLRRAVNLGDGWMPFGLSAAEIATMLAAVDLPDTFDIVLATPPLDPMGAPQQTLNELGALEDAGATAATCVLASRSATHCCEQLGALADLANLPGEDRP
- a CDS encoding SDR family NAD(P)-dependent oxidoreductase → MSSEDALQLQQYGPWAVIAGGSEGVGAEFAALLAQAGVNLVLIARKPAPLQATASRCREYGVAVRELTLDLIRDEAVDQIISATADLEVGLLIYNAGANTHSAEFLDGDMAAFQRVIDLNVTTPLRLVHHFGALMRERGRGGLMLVGSLSGHLGSARHTVYGGVKAFSRIYAEGLWLELREHNIDVLELVLGLTRTPAMERVGLNFDIPGMPASDPADVAREGLANLGSGPVHIISAHADNPAVHATRDRGRVLLASHAMIQKMVQGTPSGPPE
- a CDS encoding TetR/AcrR family transcriptional regulator, producing the protein MPRGEREQLIIEAAIAEFSRATYAGASLAAIAAQADVSKTLIISYFGSKEAVYAACVTRIGNQIEQAVDAALKSPDHLAGAGAAAGERVLAAIFTTFEGHPGDWHVLFDRSVPHGPARDAAREQRTILREQAFAGVSRSLGGVGLTDPIDLVAATGVWEHMVSALMLFWRKHPEEPATAMVARAHRVLAAMAGHTLDGATD